A genomic segment from Limibacillus halophilus encodes:
- a CDS encoding lipid-A-disaccharide synthase N-terminal domain-containing protein — protein MLSGFAEWWNDLTAVELGWVLIGFAGQALFMMRFVFQWLHSERARRSIVPEIFWYFSLGGGLTLLAYAIHRADPVFIAGQATGLFIYSRNIYFIWREKRQSKSLQGREP, from the coding sequence TTGCTTTCCGGCTTCGCAGAATGGTGGAACGACTTGACGGCGGTAGAGCTTGGCTGGGTCCTCATTGGCTTCGCCGGGCAGGCGCTTTTCATGATGCGTTTCGTCTTTCAGTGGCTGCATTCTGAACGGGCGCGCCGCTCGATCGTACCGGAGATATTCTGGTACTTTTCGCTGGGCGGAGGCCTGACGTTGCTGGCATACGCAATACATCGCGCCGATCCGGTGTTCATTGCCGGACAAGCCACCGGATTGTTCATCTACAGCCGGAACATCTACTTCATCTGGCGTGAAAAGCGGCAGTCGAAATCTCTCCAGGGTCGGGAGCCTTAA